The Pseudomonadota bacterium region GTGATGGCGTGCTTGCGCGCGAGCGGCACCACGATTGATGTGCAGGCCCTGCCGGTAGTCTTGGGAAAGCTGCGCAGACCCAACTCATCGAGCAGCGCTTTTACCAATAGCATTCCCACGGGCTCGCGCTTGAACCGGGACAGAGGGTGATGGGGATGTTCAAAGTCCGAACGCGATATCGCCCTTCCAGACTGCCCGCTTGCTTTCGCCGCCTCGTGCCATGGGCATCAAGCCTGCTTATCCGCGCGGTCCCGCATTTCGGGGGCGCCGGCATTGGAAGCGCAGTGCGCACAGCAATAGAACTTTTCATCGCTCTCCATGCCGTGGCCGATGATCCGGCAACCGCAATGCCCGCAGGTAGGCGCAAGCGCATGGATGGCGCACTCGAAACTGTCGAACACGTGCGCCTCGCCGTCTATCGTCACGGTAAAGCTCTTGTCGTAGTCGTTACCGCACATTTCGCATTTAGCCATGGTTAAGAGCCCCCGGCGGTGTCATCGCCCGTAGTGGTTTGAACTCATCAAACGGCAATTGAAGTGCCATGCGAAATCGCTCTTTACCCCGCGGCCCCATCCTGACGAGTCGCGCTCCGCGCGGCGGCTCTTGAAGGCGGTATTTCTACACGCAAGCCCGTGAGATAGAAGCTGGAGCAGCTGGTCGTTTTGCAAGATTTTCCGTGCGAAGCGGCAACTATTACCGATGGGGGCTCCTCCGCAAGTCCGGCAACCCCGAAACAATTGCCTATCCTACTGATATTGCGTGTTTCCTTCATGGGCCGCTCTTGGCACACAACATGACCTAAATTATACCTGTCTCGGCTTGGCCGAAGGCGCAAAGCGAAGCTATCTAGCGAAGCTATCTACCGTTGGTTTGATCATTAAGAGGAGAGATAAAATGCCTATTATATTGTGGCTTCTGGGTGTACCCTTCACCGTCATTATAATTCTGGCGTTGCTAGGCGTCTTCTAGTTAACTCAGTGCGGTAAGTCCCCGGCTTTGCCGGGGGACTCACCGTGGTTTGACCTGTACTACGGTCGGTGATCTCCGCCCGGCTTTGCCGGGGTGATTTATCTGGTCCACCGTTCCCGCGTGCAGACTGCCGATTGGCGCCATTTTTACGATTTCTCCATCGATAAGCTCCACCCGATCGTCCTCGTGAAATATGCCCGCCTCGCTCATGCGGCGGTAATCATCAACCGTCAGGCGTGCGTTGGCTAGATTTCAATTTAACATAATGCCGCAGATCTTTTTTGGTACCTAACTCGGCGTCGCTCTGCGCATCACGAAAGGCTTCGGCGATGGCCTTGGCCTCCACATCCGGCATACCTGAGGCCTTTAGCTTTTCAACGAACTTGAGTGTGTCAAAGGTCACGCTGGTCATGACGGCAGTATAGCGCGGACAAAAAAAGCCCCTCCGAGGAGGGGCTTTCGGATTTGGCCTTTTGCCGGATTCCGCTTTGCTTCGTCCAGGCAGCGCTGGCGTCGTCCGCCTACGGCGGTTGGAAGCAGATAGCTCCAAGCCTATGACGGATTGTACGATTTTGCTATGCTCCGGAGCACGCCTATATGAAACCGCTTCCCAGCCAATGACGGCCATCGCTTTTGACACGTTGAAGTTTGCCAAGCGCCTCAAGGAGGGCGGTTTCACCGATCAGCAGGCGGAAACATTGGCGCAGGCGGAAGCTGAGTTCATTGAGCAGAATCTTAGCACCAAGCGGGATCTCAAAGACCTTGAAGTGGCGTTAAAGCGGGATCTCAAAGAGCTTGAAGTGGCGTTAAAGCGGGATCTCAAAGAGCTTGAAGTGGTGTTAAAGCGGGATATCGAGGAGCTTCGGGGCGGCGTCAAGCGGGATCTCAAAGAGCTTGAAATGGCGTTAAAGCGGGATATCGAGGAGCTTCGGGGCGGCGTCAAGCGGGATATCGATGAGCTTCGGGGCGGCGTCAAGCGGGATATCGATGAGCTTCGCGCCGATCTCAAGCGGGACATGAAAGAGATGGAATACCGTATGATTATCAAGCTCGGTGCGATGTCAGCGGTGGCCGTGGGCGCGATGGCGACGTTGGCAAAGCTGCTATAAGCCGGGCCGTGCGCCTGGTCTGTTCCATGCGCTCGACATCGGCATGGGACGCTAGACTCATTCCAACGCTTCGGTGAAGACGTCAGGCTGGGCCTCGGCGTTGGCCTGAGCCTCCGGGAGTCCCGCAGCCTGAAGCCTTTCGACGAAAGCAATGGATCCAGAACGCGATCCCCTAAACGAAAAGCTCCTCGCGAGGTGGGGCGTGGGTTACAGACCTGACGCTACCCCGC contains the following coding sequences:
- a CDS encoding CCDC90 family protein, with amino-acid sequence MTSVTFDTLKFVEKLKASGMPDVEAKAIAEAFRDAQSDAELGTKKDLRHYVKLKSSQRTPDG
- a CDS encoding CCDC90 family protein, with protein sequence MTAIAFDTLKFAKRLKEGGFTDQQAETLAQAEAEFIEQNLSTKRDLKDLEVALKRDLKELEVALKRDLKELEVVLKRDIEELRGGVKRDLKELEMALKRDIEELRGGVKRDIDELRGGVKRDIDELRADLKRDMKEMEYRMIIKLGAMSAVAVGAMATLAKLL
- a CDS encoding Uma2 family endonuclease; this translates as MSEAGIFHEDDRVELIDGEIVKMAPIGSLHAGTVDQINHPGKAGRRSPTVVQVKPR